Sequence from the Sinorhizobium meliloti genome:
TCCCGCCAGCGAATGCGCCCGCAAGTGAAAGGGGTTGTGCGCTCCAGTGCCTGCTGGCAGGCGGGGTGCACCACGCCGGGTTTGGGAATTCCTGCGCGCCAACCGCGCACGAAGCCAGGAGAAGGTGAAATGAACAAGTTTCTTCTCATGACGGCAGGCCTCCTGCTGATGCCGCTCCCAGCCTTGAGTCAGAGCGCGCCCGACTCCGGCTCTCGCGACCCGGGCTCGATGCAGGATCGCGAAATCGAAGACCTGCTGCGTAGCATCACCGACGAGGTTTCCGGCGGGAGCGGTGGCCCGCGGCGCGGCGCCGCCTTCCTGCTCCGCAGCGGCGACGCGACAGTAGCAGTCCGTTGCGACCCGCGGGAATCGATGAAAGACTGTGTGGACCTTACCACGTCGCTGCTGGAAAAGGCTCGTTCTGCGATGCCTACGGGCGGCGGCGCTCCCGGAACCGCGCCGCCGCCGCGACCATAGCCTGCTGCTTCCCGACTTGTCGGAGCCAGCAAGTGGCAATTCATCTGAAGCATTCTTGCAGGGTGTTTACGATTCGAAGGACCTGGGAAGCGGCGTCATCTACGGTCACGAGTGCGATCTCCCGCAGGCCGAGCTCCAAAACGATCCGTCGCGCCGCCTGCGGCGTGACGTCGAGCGTCTTCGCCACCATGTCGTCCGTCAACAGACGAAAGCCGTGGGCTGCTCGTCGCGCTCACCATCAAACGCAAAACCGAGGCTCATACTCCCGTTCGCACCGAGGTCGAGTGGACTACCGATCCGTTAGATTAGGTAGCCTCTGCCTTCGGTGGCAGTACAGCGGCGAATTCGTCGCGGGAGATGGGATTCCCGTCGATCATCTCGTAGACGGCCTTCGAGCGGCCGAGGGTGGCCAAAAGCGAAGGAGGGCCGGAGAACGGCTTACCGCCAATGTGCCACGCATCGGTGTGTAGTTCCTCGATCACCACCCAGGTCACGGACCTGAACGCCTCGGACCCTCGAACTTCACCATGACATCCGTCATCGCCTTCGCGAGCGCGTGTTTTTGGGTGCTCGTAAACACGCCGTCCACGAGTTTGATGTTCACAAAGGGTATGAGAAAATCTCCTCTTGGTGCCACCCTCGATTGGCGGGGCAAACGTCGGACGCCATCAATCGACATCGATAACAAGTTTGCCGTTGGCCTTTCGGTGTTCGATCAGCTCATGGGCGTTTGCAGCGGTCTCAAGGGTGAATGTTCTCGGATCAAGGCGCGGTGAGACTTTCCCGGCTTCCACCAGCTTCGTGGCCTCCCGCATGATATCGCCGTGGTGCTCTCGTCCCTCTCCCGTCAGGAGCGGGATCAAGGTGAAGACACCGGAGTAGGTCGCTGATTTGAACGAGAGAGGAGCCAGGGCATGAGTTCCCCAACCGAGGCAACTCACGACATGTCCGAAGCGCGCGACGGCTTTGAATGCCGTGTCCAATCCCGCGCCGCCCACCGTGTCATAGACGACATCGAAGCCTTTGCTGCCGGAATGCCTCGCCACATAAGATTCGACCTCCTCGGAGGAATAGTCGATCGCCGTCGCTCCTAGACTGCGGAGGTAGTCTCCCTTGGACGTCGAATCGACACCGTAGACGTCGGCTCCCAGCGCGATGGCGATCTGCACAGCGATATGCCCCACGCCACCGCCGGCACCGAGTACGAGGACCGTTTGTCCAGCCCTTGCGTTGACTCTGTCAACGAGGCCCTCCCATGCGGTGATGAAGATGAGTGGCAGCGCCGCTGCCTCGCGCATGGAGAGGTTCGACGGCCTGATGGCCAATAACCGTTCGTCAACCGCCGCGTACTGAGCCAGAGAGCCTTGATGGCCGCCGACACCTCCGGTCATGCCGTAGACCTCGTCACCGGGAGAAAACCGTGTGACGCCCCCGCCGACATCCTCCACGATCCCCGCGAGGTCGAGCCCGAGGACGGCGGGCAGTTGATGCCGGGCATGTGCTGCCGCTCCGGCGCGGATTTTAGTGTCGAGGGGGTTCACGCCGCTTGCTTTGATACGAACCAGTACCTCACCGGACTTGGGAACTGGATGTTCGAGGTCGGAAACACGGAACGGACCATTTGCCGCCTCGACCACCGCCGCTCTCATCGTTGGCATTTTTCTTCTCCTTGTAGCGAGCCGTTTCAAGGTGACTGTGCGCGAACTTCCGAGAGGTGGGAATCATATTTACCTTTAGCGGACCGCCTCTGGCGAAGGCACCGCTCCTCCAAAGGCGGCAAATGCGACGGCCGCTAACGTCCTAATGGAACATATGATTTCGCATTTTGCTCACGGGTATACTCTTGAGAGAGGTACCACCCGATCAGGCGTGACTGGCCGTTGATTCTTGGCAACGGGAGTTTGAATTGAACAAATTGCTCGACAAGGTCATGGTGGCCCACGGGAGCCCGTCGCGGTGGAACGACCATCAAGTCGTAAGAGCCGCTGCGCTGATCGCGGGCGATCTCTGCGGTAACGGCGTGTCCGGGACGACACGTCAAATTACGGTGTACCCACATCTCGCGCGGGCGCTGGTCGAACCTTCGGGTAGCCTCAGCTGCCGGAGCGATCTCGTCGCAAATCGTCTATCGATCATTCGCGAAGACGGCACCGTCATCAGCGAGATCGAGGACGTTCGCACGATGCCAATGAACTACGACCCTAAGGCGCGAACGGACAAGGTGTTTGGAGCTTTCCTGGCCTGCTGTACGGTCCGAACCTTGCTGACGACGCCGTTCTTGCTGGCCATGAAGGGTGTCGAAGTGAACGAACTGGTCCCGTGGAATGAGGACGGCGACCGCTGGCGGGTTCTCAGGGCTGAGTTTCCTCCCGGCTTCGACACCGCCGCCCGTGTTCACGACTTTTTCTTTGGCGGAGATTTCCTGTTGCGCAGGCACGATTACCACGTCGACGGCGACACAGGCATCACGATCACCGAACTGGTTTCCGACTATGTCGATAATCACGGTATCAGGATGCCCAGTAAGTTGAGAGGATACCGCCGCTGTTCGGACCTCAATCCCGATCTTGCTCGCGTGCTGATATCCATAGATATCAGCACGCTGGAATTTTCGGCCACTTAGCGTTTCGCTGAACGACGCGATTCTCCGCCAGGATGAAGAAGGAAACACGATGAAGGACCTCACGCGCTGCGTCGTTACACCAAAGGTTGATACGGAAGGCTTCGTGGCACTCGGTGCTGGAGTGTACCGTGCTTCAACAATCATGTTCGAGAATGCCGAGGCATATGCCAACCGCGGAAAGCGCGGTCCCGACGGCTATAGCTATGGACTGTACGGTACGCCAACCACTCGAACACTCGAGGCCAAACTGACAGTCCTGGAGCAAGGTGTCAGGACATTCCTTTTACCGTCTGGTCAAGCAGCAAACGCAATTGCGATGCTTCCGTTCCTCAGGGCGGGTGACGGCGTGCTCCTAGCCGATTCCGTTTATCCTCCAGTACGCGATTTCGCCAATACGGACCTGGCTCGCTTCGGCGTCGAGGTTGGCTACTACGATCCTGCCGATCCATCCGATCTCGAAGCTCGCCTTAACGACCGAACCAAGATCGTCTGGTGCGAGTCGCCAGGGTCTACAACTATGGAAGTCCAGGACCTTCCGAGGATCGCGGACATCGCTCATCGGTATGGGGCATTGCTTGGCTGCGACAACACCTGGGCGACGCCGTTGAACTACAAGCCGCTGTCACTCGGAGCCGACATCGTCACGGAAGGGCTGACCAAGTATATTTCGGGACACTCCGATGTCTTGCTGGGATCGTTGACGGTCCGGGATGAACAGCTAACGGCTCCGATACGGTCTACGCTTGGAAGGTTGGGAATATGCGTCTCTCCTGACGACGCCTCGTTGGTTTTGAGAGGACTCGAAACACTTGGCGTCCGCATGAGACATGCCAGCGAAGGCGCATTGCAGTTGATCTCCCGGATTCAGGCAGCCGATATCGTGGACCGCGTTCTTCACCCTGCTCTGCCCACGAGCCCCGGACACTCGATCTGGAAACGAGATTTCCTCGGCTCGTCCGGTGTGTTCGGCATTGTTTTCAAGGAAGGTCTTTCGCGCCATGTCGCGCCCTCACTCGACGTGCTCAAGACGTTCGCGATCGGGGCGTCCTGGGGCGGAACACGCAGTCTGATCGCGCCGATGCCCGTGAAGGCCTACCGGTCGGTGACACAATGGGACGGAGATGATCTCATTCTGCGTCTTAGCGTCGGCTTAGAAGACCATCAAGACCTCGTTGAAGATGTCGACGCTCTTCTCAAGGAGATTTCCGCACGGCGCTCCGCGTGGACCATCCCGCGCTGAAGAAGCTCGAAATGGGCTTACACGGCAGTGGCATGCGCCAAGTGAGGAACACCGCACAATACGAGTTTCTCAAAGCTCAAAGACAAAAGAGCGGATCAGATCGGAGACGAAGGGCGTCAAATGAGCCTGTTCGATCTTTTAACGCGTTGGAGAACACAACGTTGTAGCCGTGGTTGCTGAAGGGAACGTCGCGACGCTAATCGTTGTCGCTCCGGAAATTGCCGCATTATTTGCGATCTTCCACGCCGGGGACGCCCCGCCGTAAGGTAGAGTACGGTCACGACTTCGATTTGACAGCATCCATTACTCGAGTGGAATAAACCAAACCCGCGCCGGCGTTGACGCCGATCGCAGTGCCGAGGGCCTCAGCGATCTCTTCGCGCGTCGCACCGGCTTTTAAAGCGGCGTCCGTGTGGACAACGATGCATCCATCGCAGCGCAAGGAGACTGCGGCCGCTAGCGCGATTAGTTCGTTTACCTTGGAGCCGAGCAAGTTGGATTTGCGAGCTGCTCCACCGATCGCCTGATAGCCTCTGATCACATCCGGATTCAAGGAAGCGAGTTCACCGACGCCGGCGAGGACCTGGTCGTGATAGGAATTCCAATCGATCATTGACATGATATACCTCGTCGCGTGGTTTTTATCGCTCAGACGCCGTGATAGACAAGGCGGGTGAAGAACTCGGGGCCGATGACGAACTGTCCCCACTTCGCGTCGAATTGTTCAGTCGGCTTCGCGGCAATGACTTCATCGATCGGCTTTCCCTCGGCTTTCAGTCTGGCGACGTTCCCGCGGATATCGACGAGCATCTTCCTGTAGTCACTCAGTTCGGATTTCTTGCTCAGCGGCTGACCGTGGCCGGGTATGACGATCGTCTCGTCGGTGACGCGGGAGAGGATTTCCTCGACCGCCCTGATCTTGCCGTCGATCCCGCCCCCGGTCGAATAGTCTATAAACGGATAAATGCCATTCCAGTACAGGTCTCCGGTGTGGACGATATTCGCTTCGCGGAACGTGACCGAGATGTCGCCGTCCGTATGCGCGTTGGGGTGGTGCTTTAGCATCAGCGTCGACTTGTTGAGCTTGAGCGAGGTCTCATCGCCGACAGTTTCCGACGGCACGGCGGCAAGCGGTGGCCGCGGAAACTCGAAATCCCAGTCGTCCACTCTCTGGATCGTCATAAGGCGTTTCTTGGTGTTCTCGTGCGCAAGGATCACCGCACCTTCAGCGTTCAGCCATTCATTTCCGTCCGTGTGGTCGAAATGCCAGTGCGTGTTGATCAGATGCATGACAGGTTGCTTGCCAAGCCCAGCCAGGGCATCGAGTATCCGGAGGCGGGAGGCGGTTATGCCTCCATCGACCAGGAGTTTCCCGTCCTCCCCGGTTAGAACGGCAATGTTCCCCCCTGACCCTTCCAGTATGGCGACGCCGGCTCTGACCTCGTGCACCTTGATCGGTGCTTTCGCCGCCTCGTCGCGGATCATGTCGACGATGCCCTGCGCCTTGGCGAAAGCCTGGCGTGGGCTGAGCCAGCCTCCGGAGACAGCAAAGGTCGAGGCGGCCATGCAGCACAGACAAAACCCGCGGCGGGAAAGCTTTAAGTCTTGGGTCATGGAAGGTCCTTTTCCGGAATGGCGGCTCCAAGGAGCTTGGACATCACCTGAAGCCGCTCTGCCGCCGAGCGATCATGCCTGGAAGAAAGCCAATAGATCGGGGTTGATGATGTCG
This genomic interval carries:
- a CDS encoding zinc-dependent alcohol dehydrogenase family protein is translated as MPTMRAAVVEAANGPFRVSDLEHPVPKSGEVLVRIKASGVNPLDTKIRAGAAAHARHQLPAVLGLDLAGIVEDVGGGVTRFSPGDEVYGMTGGVGGHQGSLAQYAAVDERLLAIRPSNLSMREAAALPLIFITAWEGLVDRVNARAGQTVLVLGAGGGVGHIAVQIAIALGADVYGVDSTSKGDYLRSLGATAIDYSSEEVESYVARHSGSKGFDVVYDTVGGAGLDTAFKAVARFGHVVSCLGWGTHALAPLSFKSATYSGVFTLIPLLTGEGREHHGDIMREATKLVEAGKVSPRLDPRTFTLETAANAHELIEHRKANGKLVIDVD
- a CDS encoding trans-sulfuration enzyme family protein encodes the protein MKDLTRCVVTPKVDTEGFVALGAGVYRASTIMFENAEAYANRGKRGPDGYSYGLYGTPTTRTLEAKLTVLEQGVRTFLLPSGQAANAIAMLPFLRAGDGVLLADSVYPPVRDFANTDLARFGVEVGYYDPADPSDLEARLNDRTKIVWCESPGSTTMEVQDLPRIADIAHRYGALLGCDNTWATPLNYKPLSLGADIVTEGLTKYISGHSDVLLGSLTVRDEQLTAPIRSTLGRLGICVSPDDASLVLRGLETLGVRMRHASEGALQLISRIQAADIVDRVLHPALPTSPGHSIWKRDFLGSSGVFGIVFKEGLSRHVAPSLDVLKTFAIGASWGGTRSLIAPMPVKAYRSVTQWDGDDLILRLSVGLEDHQDLVEDVDALLKEISARRSAWTIPR
- a CDS encoding carboxymuconolactone decarboxylase family protein; this translates as MSMIDWNSYHDQVLAGVGELASLNPDVIRGYQAIGGAARKSNLLGSKVNELIALAAAVSLRCDGCIVVHTDAALKAGATREEIAEALGTAIGVNAGAGLVYSTRVMDAVKSKS
- a CDS encoding MBL fold metallo-hydrolase, translated to MTQDLKLSRRGFCLCCMAASTFAVSGGWLSPRQAFAKAQGIVDMIRDEAAKAPIKVHEVRAGVAILEGSGGNIAVLTGEDGKLLVDGGITASRLRILDALAGLGKQPVMHLINTHWHFDHTDGNEWLNAEGAVILAHENTKKRLMTIQRVDDWDFEFPRPPLAAVPSETVGDETSLKLNKSTLMLKHHPNAHTDGDISVTFREANIVHTGDLYWNGIYPFIDYSTGGGIDGKIRAVEEILSRVTDETIVIPGHGQPLSKKSELSDYRKMLVDIRGNVARLKAEGKPIDEVIAAKPTEQFDAKWGQFVIGPEFFTRLVYHGV